The following nucleotide sequence is from Nitrospirota bacterium.
CCCAATCCCTATGCATGCAAGCACGCTTAAGCTTCCTCTCTCCGTAAACTTCACCGCGTTGCTCAAAAGGTTCAGCACGCATTGAAGCAGCCTTCGCCTGTCCGTGTGCATTTCCTGATGCACGGCTTCAACAGTCAGGGAAAGTCTTTTTTCATATATCTCTTTTGAAAAGGAGTTAACCGCCTCTTCAATAACATCGTGCAAATCAAAATTCTCCATAAGGGAATCGATTTTTCCCGCCTCTATCTTTGAGACATCGATAATGTCATTTATCAGATTGAGAAGATGCCTGCCGGATTTCAGTATCGTGGAAAGGTTCCCTTTTTGTTCTGCATTCACCGGGCCTGTCCACTCATTAAGGAGGATGCTCGAAAAACCTATTATTGAATTCAGAGGCGTCCTCAGCTCATGGCTCATAGAGGCGATGAACATGGATTTCATGCGGTCCATTTCCTTCAGCCTGATATTCGCCTTCTTCAGTTCTTCCGTCTTCAGATTCAGGTCCTCTACGATATTGACCAGCGCCCGCTGACTGTCATACAGCTCAGCAGTACGTTCGATTATGCGCTGTTCAAGCACTTCATTGAGTTTGCGTATTTCTTCTTCATCCCGCTTGCGATCGGTGATATCGCGGGCAGTGGCATACGTGATCCCTTCTTCTTTAGAATAAATTGCACGCCACGATAACCACTTGATAGAACCGTCCTTGCATATGTAGCGATTTTCGAAGTTAAGCGAATAGCCTCTCTGCAGTTGTCTTGCCATTTCATCAATGGTTGACTGTTTGTCCTCAGGGTGAATGAATTCTATGAACGGCTTTGCAACAAGCTCTGTCCCGGAATATCCCAGGGTCTCAGTGCAGGCAGGGTTTGTCTTCATAAAGGACCCGTTTGGATCCGCAATTGCCATCATATCAGCAGAGGTTTGGAAGAATCTATAAAACTGTTCCTTTTCGGTTTCAGCACGCTTGCGCTCGGTGATGTCCTGGAACGATCCGAAGAGGCGTGTGGCCTTACCGCCGGGCCCCATCTCCGCATAACCTTGGGCCCGGCACACCCGCGTCTCTCCGTCTGTCCGGATGGCGCGCAGTTCCATCTCATAAGGCACGCCTTCTTTTACAGCGGCCTCTACCGCAAGTTTAAGCTTCTCCATGTCATCGGGATGATAGAGCCTGGGATGTTCCGCAAAGGACGGCGCCCCATCGGCAGGATCAAGCTGAAAGATGTGGAACAACTCGTCCGACCATGTCACGGTGTCAGTAGCCACCTCCCATTCCCAACTGCCGACATGCGCGATGCCCTCCGTCCGTGCCAGCATGTCCTGGTTGCGCTGCAGCGCCACTTCTGCCTTCTTACGCTCCGTGATGTTCTGTGCTGTGCCGCGAAGTCCCCATATCGTGCCGCCCGCGTCACGTTTGGCTTCACCGCGGGCAACTATCCATCTTGTCGTAACAGTCGGATTTGCCAGTTCAAGATCAAGCTCGTACGGCTCGCCGGTTTCCATGGCCATCTTCACTGCGGCATCAAGCCGCCCGGCGCTTTCAGAGGTATAGACCTTCAGGTGCTCGATATAGTTGGGCGTAGGCAGTTTCGGGTCTATGTTATAGATACGATAATATTCATCAGACCACCAGATAGTGTCGGTCGTTGCATCCCAATCCCAACTGCCGATATGCGCTACGCGCTGTGATTCATTCAGTTCCGCCTCTATTTGACGCAGAACGCTTTCCGACCGCTTGCGTTCGGCAAGTTCGTGTTGCAACTGCTCATTGACATTTTGTAATTCGGCAGTGCGTTCCAATACCCGCAACTCCAACTCTTCCTTGGATCTGCGAAGGGCCTCTTCCGCCAGCCCGCGCTGATGCACATTGAGTCCGAGAATAATAATGCCGGAGGTCAGTATAATAATCACCAGCATGATGCTTGCAACAAGGTACTTGTGTGATGAAATAAAAGAGACCGGCCTGTTGACGATAACACCGCCTTCCGGCAACGCCTTAGAGGGGATCCAAAACCGGACAAGCTGGTTATAATCAAACATCATCCGCGTCGGAGGATTCATGTCAACCGGAATATTAGATGCCTGGGTCCCTGAAAGTATCTTGAGAGCGACCCGGCCCGCGTGCGCTCCATGAAGTTTTCCGCTGAGAAGGCTTCCGCCCACAATCCCGTACCCCAGCCGCTCCTGATGGACCCCGTAAACAGGCACAGGGGAGTTCGCGCTGAACAGCCTCGCCACATCCTCAGTACCTATTATTTCACCATCTTTGAACACGCTATAACCAAGCACAAAGACAAGACTGTCTTCAGATAAGCCCCTCAGTAACTGCGTCATTTCTTTTTTAGTCATATCTTCCACATACCGGAATGATACCCTGTCGAACATGCCCTTCATCTGCTTCTCCGCCTCTCTGCGTGTTGCCAGACCGGTGGAAGTATAATCGTGTACAATGAAGACCTCTTTTGTTTTTGGATGAAGCGTCAGGGCCACGCGCATCGTATCAACCGCATCGAGAACTTCCGCAAGGCCGGTGATATTTTTCTGCCCTTCAAGCATTTCCTTTTTAAAGTTGTTGATCCCGCAAAAGACAATGGATGAGCGTGGGAATAGCAGGGCACGGTACTTCAGGGCGAACTCAAGGGCCGGATTGTCCGTAACGATGACTACCGGGATTTCCCTATTACCGTATTTTAGTTTAAAAAGGTCCTTGACCAGTTCGAAGTGCTCATATTTAGGGTAATGTTTACAGTCCAAATATTCTACATGATATCGAATGTCTGGCGATGCCTCTTGTAAAACTTCAATGATTCCCGCCATCTCGTTGTCTGACCAGGTGTGTCCCACATGGTAGGAGTTGAGAACGAGGACTTCCCGGGAAGCCGTTACTAATGCTGTTGAGACTTTGGAAGTCTTTCTTTCTGCCTGACCGGTCGGCAGTTCTATATAAGCGGTTTCTTTCACTTGTCGGTATGAGCTATAAAGCAGTGCCAATAAGGCAATGCCGAAGAGCAGGCTTATAAACGCGACCTTCCGCGAGCAGAAAAAGACTGACGAAAGTCGTTCCGGAAAAGAATTCTTTTTTTGCATCACATCCTTATTCACTTCTTTTGTCCCTCTATCTGGTTCTCCAGTTCCTTTATCATCTCCTTCAACTCCGCCATCCTCAGCTCCCTGCCCACAAAGATTTTATTCATTTGCTCCAGCTCCGCGTTTTTCTTTTTAAGCTCGGCAGTCCTTTCTTTTACTCGCTGCTCCAGTTCTTCATTAAGCTTGCGTATCTCCTCCTCGGCTTTTTTGCGCACGGTTATATCGTGGAAAGTCGTGACGACAGCATAAGGTTTGGATTCTCCGGGCGCTATCAGGGGTTGAGAATTTATGGAAATCCATACAAAAATCCCGTCCGGACGGTGAATACCCATCACTACGCCGTATTGCGGCTCTCCTGTGCGCAAGGTGACCATTGCCGGATGGAGTTCCCCGGGGAACGGTAAGCCGTCTTCATAAAAAGCCTCCCACTGCCGGTCCCCGGATGTCAGTCCAATCATTTGTTCGGCTGACCGACCCAGAATTTTCTCGGCCACAGTATTGACGGCGATTATTTTTCCACTTGCTGCCTGGAACACAACACCTTCAGCCATTGCAGAGACAACTGAACGGTACATCTCTTCGCTCTCCCTTAATCTTTGCTCGGCTATTCTCTGGCCGGTGACATCATAAATGGCTCCCTGTACATAAACTGGTCCACTTGAACTGTCACAGATATTTTTTATAAGTTCGTGGACCCATTTTGTGCTTCCATCCTTCAGGATGATGCGATATTCCCTTTCATCAGAGTAACCGGGAACAGAACGGATATTTTGAAAACTTTCCTGCAATTTTTTAAAATCATCCGGGTAGATAATCTGGTCCCAGCGTACTTTGCCTGAGATGAATTCTTCTTTTTCATATCCGGTGATCGCATTGACAGATCCTTCAAAAAAAACAGGTATAAAATCCATTTTACCGAAGAACGCGATCCCCTGAAAATTTTCCAGGAACTCTCGTAAACGTGTTTCACTTTCCTGCAATGCCTTCTTAGCCTGCTTGCTCTCGGTGATATCCGCGCCAAAGGAGATGGTAATAATTTTCTCGTCAGGGGTAGAGATCGCGCTGTTCTGCCAGGAAATAAAACGCTCCTCACCTGTTTTTGTCAGGATCGGATTTTCAAGAGTTGTCGGCATACTACCGATTTTTTCCTGATAACTCCGGAAGGTTTCCCACACATCGGGATAGCGGTCTTTGGGGACA
It contains:
- a CDS encoding PAS domain-containing protein, producing the protein MQKKNSFPERLSSVFFCSRKVAFISLLFGIALLALLYSSYRQVKETAYIELPTGQAERKTSKVSTALVTASREVLVLNSYHVGHTWSDNEMAGIIEVLQEASPDIRYHVEYLDCKHYPKYEHFELVKDLFKLKYGNREIPVVIVTDNPALEFALKYRALLFPRSSIVFCGINNFKKEMLEGQKNITGLAEVLDAVDTMRVALTLHPKTKEVFIVHDYTSTGLATRREAEKQMKGMFDRVSFRYVEDMTKKEMTQLLRGLSEDSLVFVLGYSVFKDGEIIGTEDVARLFSANSPVPVYGVHQERLGYGIVGGSLLSGKLHGAHAGRVALKILSGTQASNIPVDMNPPTRMMFDYNQLVRFWIPSKALPEGGVIVNRPVSFISSHKYLVASIMLVIIILTSGIIILGLNVHQRGLAEEALRRSKEELELRVLERTAELQNVNEQLQHELAERKRSESVLRQIEAELNESQRVAHIGSWDWDATTDTIWWSDEYYRIYNIDPKLPTPNYIEHLKVYTSESAGRLDAAVKMAMETGEPYELDLELANPTVTTRWIVARGEAKRDAGGTIWGLRGTAQNITERKKAEVALQRNQDMLARTEGIAHVGSWEWEVATDTVTWSDELFHIFQLDPADGAPSFAEHPRLYHPDDMEKLKLAVEAAVKEGVPYEMELRAIRTDGETRVCRAQGYAEMGPGGKATRLFGSFQDITERKRAETEKEQFYRFFQTSADMMAIADPNGSFMKTNPACTETLGYSGTELVAKPFIEFIHPEDKQSTIDEMARQLQRGYSLNFENRYICKDGSIKWLSWRAIYSKEEGITYATARDITDRKRDEEEIRKLNEVLEQRIIERTAELYDSQRALVNIVEDLNLKTEELKKANIRLKEMDRMKSMFIASMSHELRTPLNSIIGFSSILLNEWTGPVNAEQKGNLSTILKSGRHLLNLINDIIDVSKIEAGKIDSLMENFDLHDVIEEAVNSFSKEIYEKRLSLTVEAVHQEMHTDRRRLLQCVLNLLSNAVKFTERGSLSVLACIGIGDWGLGVGEKEDRNLVEISVKDTGIGISEEDYPKLFNAFVRLDSSLRASIPGTGLGLYLTKKLVAEVLKGDILFSSRHGEGSTFSIIIPVRIDEKGPGNRR
- a CDS encoding PAS domain S-box protein; the protein is MGVSDNTKTDVTSDYKQAKGRTSWFGPAVFLCSLIFLFVTLFWLIQKNTYTTKQNQLVGNAESTAESIRLRLKGNEDYLLMLAKEGGDGAMTARSFQERASRYVTDHPEMICINWVDADYLITDVAPIAPNKQVVGLRLNLPEPKRASRLAMEKRQPVYTRPFEVIQGGLAFELWVPIFHDNVFLGLFGGIYSFEKMLHSLVSPQALKTNNVRLVDASGKVLLEMQPTGTVDESLVHRVSLDPPGSGIMLQFNGYGPGALERSLRILEFICLAFLFAMAYMMRKLKREAEVRRQSEEELRNSYEYIQQLISSANVMIIGLDASGHLKMFNNTAKKITGYTIEELTGIDWFEKIVPKDRYPDVWETFRSYQEKIGSMPTTLENPILTKTGEERFISWQNSAISTPDEKIITISFGADITESKQAKKALQESETRLREFLENFQGIAFFGKMDFIPVFFEGSVNAITGYEKEEFISGKVRWDQIIYPDDFKKLQESFQNIRSVPGYSDEREYRIILKDGSTKWVHELIKNICDSSSGPVYVQGAIYDVTGQRIAEQRLRESEEMYRSVVSAMAEGVVFQAASGKIIAVNTVAEKILGRSAEQMIGLTSGDRQWEAFYEDGLPFPGELHPAMVTLRTGEPQYGVVMGIHRPDGIFVWISINSQPLIAPGESKPYAVVTTFHDITVRKKAEEEIRKLNEELEQRVKERTAELKKKNAELEQMNKIFVGRELRMAELKEMIKELENQIEGQKK